The Humulus lupulus chromosome 4, drHumLupu1.1, whole genome shotgun sequence genome has a window encoding:
- the LOC133829701 gene encoding putative disease resistance RPP13-like protein 1, with protein MQLISTPLTTFDRAIQSEIKVILGKLKLHLENKDLGLNRIKKQNHPERVCAPLVEECDVYGRDDDKKTILKLLLSGESSHDKLGVIPIVGMGGIGKTTLAQLVYNDQRVNQKFDTKVWVTVGDEDRVDSSKVIKKIIQKVANSEKCQLEERFELLEKVKIALTGKKFLIVLDDVWDEDRNRWEVIKSTFISGLCGSKIIVTTRSNIVASIMETGSIHCLKGVSCDDSWRLFANCASVVDVNDADECSDLHVIGRQIVDKCKGLPLAIKSLGGLLRGKQNKEDWDDILNNDIWELYDRKSVGILPALWMSYFYLPSYLKPCFAYCAIFSKDYEFEKEDIILLWMAEDLLHSNNKEKRIEEVGEEYFKELISRSFFQPSSKDESIFLMHDLMHDLAMFVSGEFCLAVHEYTNLSSCTHKIRHLSYRQEKGQAHDSEFFEDLSQIKGLRTFLMLSEKWCFPSGMEHLLELLLSTRGCLRVLSMADRSVTKLPNSLGNLKYLRYLKLDYPEICEIPNTICNLYNLETLLLERCYKLTQLPTNIGNLIKLRHLCVPFVLEEMPLQIGKVVGQNRDFGIKLLKELPNLHGTIRIMGLENVSSVEDVLEANLKNKKFLSQLVLEWGDGHEPTNNDTQLKTKLLGALEPHVNLKALYINGYKGSSYPNWVGDPLFSNVVRVTLWNCKNCRFLPPLGQLPSLKDISIRGFDSVVRIKSEFYYSTSVNSHAATNTKPFKSLERLSFAYMKEFREWSFIEGEDFPRLKKLRFIVCRRLELSLPDIFPSLR; from the coding sequence ATGCAACTCATCTCAACTCCTCTTACTACTTTTGATAGGGCAATACAGTCTGAGATAAAAGTGATCCTCGGAAAATTGAAACTTCATTTAGAGAATAAAGATCTGGGTTTGAATCGtattaaaaaacaaaatcatCCAGAGAGGGTATGTGCTCCTTTGGTGGAAGAATGTGATGTTTATGGAAGGGATGATGATAAAAAAACTATCCTTAAGTTGCTACTATCGGGTGAATCTAGTCATGACAAATTAGGTGTGATTCCCATAGTAGGAATGGGTGGTATAGGGAAGACTACTCTGGCTCAATTGGTGTACAATGATCAAAGAGTCAATCAAAAGTTTGATACGAAAGTCTGGGTTACCGTGGGAGATGAAGATAGAGTAGATAGTTCAaaagtgataaaaaaaattatccagAAAGTGGCCAATTCTGAAAAATGCCAACTTGAAGAGCGATTTGAGCTTTTAGAGAAAGTAAAGATAGCTTTGACTGGGAAGAAGTTTCTCATAGTtcttgatgatgtttgggatgaAGATCGTAATCGTTGGGAGGTCATAAAAAGTACTTTTATATCGGGGTTGTGTGGAAGCAAAATTATTGTGACAACGCGCAGCAATATTGTTGCATCAATTATGGAAACTGGGTCAATTCATTGCTTGAAAGGAGTGTCCTGTGATGATAGTTGGCGGTTATTTGCCAATTGTGCCTCTGTTGTTGATGTCAACGACGCAGATGAATGCTCAGATCTCCATGTAATTGGTAGACAAATTGTTGACAAATGTAAGGGTCTTCCTTTAGCAATAAAATCACTTGGTGGTCTTTTACGAGGGAAGCAAAATAAGGAGGATTGGGATGACATTTTAAACAATGATATATGGGAGTTGTATGATAGGAAAAGCGTTGGTATTCTTCCAGCTTTATGGATGagttatttttatttaccttcatATTTAAAACCATGTTTTGCTTATTGTGCTATTTTTTCTAAAGATTATGAATTCGAAAAAGAAGACATAATCTTACTGTGGATGGCTGAAGATCTCTTACATTCTAATAACAAGGAAAAGAGAATTGAAGAAGTCGGAGAGGAGTACTTCAAAGAACTGATCTCCAGATCGTTTTTCCAACCATCAAGTAAGGATGAATCAATTTTTCTGATGCATGATCTGATGCATGATTTAGCTATGTTTGTCTCTGGTGAATTTTGTTTGGCAGTGCATGAATATACAAATCTTTCTAGCTGTACACATAAGATTCGTCATTTGTCATATAGACAAGAAAAAGGCCAGGCTCATGACTCTGAATTTTTTGAGGATTTGTCTCAAATTAAAGGTTTGCGCACCTTCCTAATGTTGTCAGAAAAATGGTGTTTTCCCTCTGGAATGGAGCACTTGCTTGAATTATTGCTAAGCACAAGAGGTTGCTTAAGAGTGCTATCTATGGCGGATCGTTCTGTGACCAAGTTACCTAATTCATTAGGCAATTTGAAGTACTTAAGATACTTGAAGTTAGATTATCCAGAAATTTGTGAGATACCTAATACAATTTGTAATTTGTATAATTTGGAGACACTACTGCTGGAGAGATGTTATAAACTAACTCAACTACCAACTAATATAGGAAATTTAATTAAGTTGCGACATCTTTGTGTTCCATTTGTATTAGAAGAGATGCCATTGCAGATTGGTAAGGTTGTGGGACAAAATAGAGATTTTGGCATTAAGTTGTTGAAAGAGCTTCCAAATCTTCATGGAACCATTCGTATTATGGGACTAGAAAATGTTAGTAGTGTTGAGGATGTTTTGGAGGCTAATTTGAAGAATAAGAAGTTTCTTAGTCAGCTGGTTTTGGAGTGGGGTGATGGACATGAACCTACTAATAATGACACTCAACTGAAAACAAAGTTACTTGGTGCTCTTGAGCCTCATGTGAACTTGAAGGCACTTTATATAAATGGCTACAAAGGCAGCAGTTATCCAAATTGGGTTGGAGATCCTTTGTTTTCTAATGTAGTGAGGGTGACTCTATGGAATTGTAAAAATTGTAGATTCTTGCCGCCGTTGGGACAACTACCTTCTCTTAAAGACATTTCCATTCGAGGTTTTGATAGTGTGGTGAGAATAAAGTCAGAGTTTTATTATTCCACTAGTGTCAATTCTCATGCTGCAACAAATACAAAGCCATTCAAATCTTTGGAGAGATTGAGTTTTGCTTACATGAAAGAGTTTCGAGAGTGGTCGTTTATTGAAGGCGAAGATTTTCCTCGTCTCAAGAAACTTCGATTTATCGTCTGCAGGAGACTCGAATTGTCATTGCCTGATATTTTTCCCTCTTTGAGATAG
- the LOC133829702 gene encoding putative disease resistance RPP13-like protein 1 isoform X1 — translation MNDTSLCVMFRRIFWVPISLLVGLNEYSDLQEVGEKIVDKCKGLPLAIKSMGDLLRGKHNKEEWENSLNNDTWGLYERRNINVLPALWLSYYYLPSQLKQCFAYCSLFPKDYMFTQKEIIFLWMAEGLLHSKKEKGIEEVGEEYFQELISKSFFQPSSENKSTFLMHELIHELAMFVSGEFCSVLNENKLSHKVRHLSYMRDCGGIFYSKEFEEELSQAKCLRTFLLKLQWIELDQVWLSIIEQLHEAFPRLRVLSIANHYMNKLPDSIGSLKYLRYLELECCEMKKIPDTICNLYNLETLILSECGQVTRLPTNIGNLFKLQHLHIPPYLEEMPLQISKMKNLQTLNRFVVGENEFVITLLEGLQDLRGTLRLFGLENVDSVEDVLEAKLKNKKFLSQLHLFWAKTHKPHDSEREKEILSALEPHASLKAFTIRGYRG, via the coding sequence ATGAAtgacacgtcactgtgtgtaatgtttaggCGCATATTTTGGGTGCCCATATCATTACTCGTTGGTTTAAATGAGTACTCGGATCTCCAAGAGGTTGGGGAAAAAATTGTTGACAAGTGTAAGGGTCTTCCTTTAGCAATTAAGTCAATGGGTGATCTCTTACGTGGGAAACATAACAAAGAGGAATGGGAGAACAGCCTGAACAATGACACATGGGGGTTGTATGAAAGAAGAAACATAAACGTTCTTCCAGCTTTGTGGTTGAGTTATTATTATTTACCTTCACAATTAAAGCAATGTTTTGCTTACTGTTCTCTATTTCCAAAAGATTACATGTTCACACAAAAAGAGATAATCTTTTTATGGATGGCAGAGGGTCTCTTACATTctaaaaaagaaaagggaattGAAGAAGTTGGAGAAGAGTACTTTCAAGAGTTGATTTCAAAGTCATTTTTCCAACCATCAAGTGAGAATAAGTCGACTTTTCTCATGCATGAACTTATACATGAGTTAGCTATGTTTGTTTCTGGTGAGTTTTGTTCAGTGCTGAATgagaataaattatctcacaaagTTCGTCATTTGTCTTATATGCGAGATTGTGGAGGAATTTTTTACTCTAAAGAATTTGAGGAGGAGTTATCTCAAGCTAAGTGTTTGCGAACCTTCTTATTAAAACTCCAATGGATAGAACTAGATCAAGTATGGTTGTCGATTATAGAGCAATTACATGAAGCTTTCCCACGCTTAAGAGTATTATCTATAGCCAATCATTACATGAACAAATTACCCGATTCAATAGGTAGTTTGAAGTACTTAAGATATTTGGAGTTAGAATGTTGTGAAATGAAAAAGATACCTGATACAATTTGTAACTTGTATAATTTGGAGACACTAATATTGTCTGAATGTGGTCAAGTTACTCGACTTCCGACTAATATAGGAAATTTATTCAAGCTGCAACATCTTCATATTCCTCCTTACTTAGAAGAGATGCCATTGCAAATTAGTAAAATGAAAAATCTTCAAACGCTAAATAGGTTTGTTGTAGGCGAAAATGAGTTTGTCATTACACTTTTAGAAGGGCTTCAAGATCTACGAGGGACACTACGTCTTTTTGGACTTGAGAATGTGGATAGTGTTGAGGATGTTTTGGAGGCTAAATTAAAGAACAAGAAGTTTCTCAGTCAGCTACATTTGTTTTGGGCTAAAACTCATAAACCCCATGACTCAGAAAGAGAAAAAGAGATACTCAGTGCCCTCGAACCTCATGCAAGTCTGAAGGCATTCACTATACGTGGCTACAGAGGGTAA
- the LOC133829702 gene encoding putative disease resistance RPP13-like protein 1 isoform X2, which translates to MAELVGEALLSAFLNPLVEKLASEVEDYFKGKQAILKLVKELKTMLSLAGLLLIDAEEKLIKDQAVKKWLDDLKETIYDADDLVYKIDTKELRSKLKGESQSGCTCKVLMKLIPTSITAFEKAIKLEIEDIVGRLKLLIENKDLGLKHIEKLKIPKRVVAPLLEESDVYGRNDEKEAIIKLLHSNDAADGDKFSVIPIVGMGGIGKTTLAQIVFKDERVDENFDTKVWIMMGDGKLDCMKVMKLIFEKVKYEKCEIEEPYDLQDEIKKALSTKKFLFVVDDVWDEDPTKWEYPMLMVGTSY; encoded by the coding sequence ATGGCTGAATTAGTTGGTGAAGCGCTTCTCTCTGCTTTCCTTAATCCGTTGGTTGAAAAGTTGGCTTCGGAGGTTGAGGACTACTTCAAAGGAAAACAAGCCATTCTTAAGCTAGTGAAGGAGTTGAAAACTATGTTGTCTTTGGCTGGTCTACTGCTTATTGATGCTGAGGAGAAGCTGATCAAAGACCAAGCAGTGAAGAAGTGGCTTGATGATCTCAAGGAGACGATTTATGATGCTGATGACTTGGTTTATAAGATCGACACTAAAGAGTTGCGAAGCAAATTGAAAGGCGAATCTCAAAGCGGCTGCACTTGTAAGGTACTTATGAAACTCATCCCAACTTCTATTACTGCTTTCGAAAAGGCTATAAAACTTGAGATAGAAGATATAGTTGGGAGATTAAAACTTCTTATAGAGAATAAAGATCTTGGTTTGAAACATATAGAAAAGTTGAAGATTCCGAAGAGAGTAGTTGCTCCTTTGCTAGAAGAATCTGATGTTTATGGAAGGAATGATGAGAAAGAAGCTATTATTAAGTTGCTACATTCAAATGACGCGGCTGATGGTGACAAATTTTCTGTGATTCCCATAGTTGGGATGGGTGGTATTGGAAAGACAACTCTTGCTCAAATTGTATTCAAGGATGAGAGAGTCGATGAAAATTTTGATACCAAAGTATGGATCATGATGGGAGATGGTAAACTTGATTGCATGAAAGTGATGAAACTAATTTTTGAGAAAGTCAAATATGAGAAATGTGAAATTGAGGAGCCATATGACCTTCAAGATGAAATAAAGAAAGCCTTGAGTACAAAGAAGTTTCTATTTGTTGTGGATGACGTTTGGGATGAGGATCCTACTAAGTGGGAATATCCGATGTTGATGGTTGGAACTAGTTATTAG